The genomic window CGGCACCGTCGCCCTGCAACTGGTCGCCGAGTCCAGGGATAAGCTGGACATCATCCGCTACGAATAGCGCTCCCCCCCCCCGCAATCACCACTGCCGACCAGCCATTATCCCAGAACCGCTTCGTCGTCCTCACGGCGCCATCAAAGCACTCACTCCTCAGGAGCGCCTGGCGGCCTTGCGTTGTATCCCGCCAGGAACTGCTCCCTGGTCGGCCCATCCCCATAATTATGCACGTAATAGCCGCTGGCGACGTAGGTATTGTTCCCGATTAGATGGAGGTTGTAGACCACCGTTTCGGCAGGCGCGTCTTGTGACTCGATGGAACGCAGATCGACCGGGCCGCCGACGGTGATCAGGGTGTCACCGATGACAAGTTGAGTGACATTCAGGGCCGGATTGATCCGGTTGGTTACGTCCGGATCCAAGGACTTCCAGCCTCCGCTCGTCAGGAAAGGATGGTCCGCCGTCACGAAGAAATCCAGACTGTTAAGCGCATAGAGCCGACGCCCGTCGAGGCGCGGACGCCCGAATCCGATAACCTCGTTGATGGTGCCGTCCGTCCCTTGGACCTGCTCACCAATCTCCACGGTTTCAATTGCCTTCTCGCTGCCGTCAGCCATGCGGACGGGAGTTCCGGCGACGAAGCAACTGACGCTGGGAGCCGGAGTGCTTTGCTGAGGGGCGGCATGGGCTGCTGCCGTGGAGGTCAACACGCTGCCACCACCACCACCGGCATTGGTGAAGGAGACGATGTTCTCCGGGTCTCCGTGGCGATCCCGGTCCTTCAGCGAGGTCCCGGCATTTCCGAATGTGTAGCGCATGCCGAGCAGAGCGAAGCCTGGACCGGTATTGCCAGCGCCGGTGACGCCGAACATTGTCCAGGGAATCGAATCGTCCGGTTTCCATTCGATGATGGAATATCCCGTCCGGCTGTTGCTGAAGCCAGCACCGCCGAGCGTCAGCTTCAGATCGTCGCGCGAGTACCATGACAGCGCCAATCCGCCATAGCCCGACGAACTGGTGCCTTTGTTGGCGTCGCCACGCTGGATGCCCGCCGACGAGGACAGGGTATAATCGTCCAGGTAGGCCTCGGCTTCCAGGCCATGCCGGAAGATGTTCCAGGCGCCGACGCGCGACCACATGGTCGTGAGCCCCACCATGGCCTGATTGGGGTCGCGCCAGAAGATATGACCACCAAGCCCCCCCTGCCCACGCTCTCCACTTTGGCCGAGCGCCCCGTCAAGCTGTAAGCCGAAACTGTGACCAAGGGGTGCCGTACCCGTGATCGCCAAGAATTCGGACGGCTTGCCGCCGACAGAACCACCCGAGCCGTCAACTGTCAGGACAGGGGCAGAGACGGCCCTGTCGTCGCCAGCAAACACTTTGCCTCCGTGGAAGGCGGCACTGCCCGCAAAGAGCGCCACGCCAAACATCAGGCCCAAGGCCGTACGGCCGACACCACGAAATGCCGAATGCCTTACCGGCACAGCATGAAAATTTGATGCGGTCGAGCGGTTCATCATTAAGTCCCCATATCTCCGTGTCTAGGGCCCATGTCTTTCTCCATCTTAACGGAAGGCCAATCAGTCACTGAAACACGTAGAATTGACGATGATTCGACGGAAGTTCGATGAGCCACCGCATTGCCTTCACTCTTTCCATCGGAAAACCGACCCGGCATTATCCAGGCCAGGAGCCCGGCTGCGTTACGGAGGCCAAGGATGGGGACGATCATCGTCGTCGAGGATGATGCCGATCTGCGCGAGCAGATAGTGACCTACCTGTCTTTGTCGGGCTTCACGACCGCTGGTGTTGGCTCGGCGGCCGAACTCTATCGTCGCATGGCGGTCGAGGTGTTTGGCGTTCTCATCCTGGACCTACGGCTGCCGGATGAGGATGGCCTGTCCATCGCGGCCCATGTGCGGGCACACAGCAAGAGCGGCATCATCATGGTCACCGCCAGGAACCATGTCGAAGACCGCGTGCGTGGGCACGACGCAGGTGCCGACGCTTATCTTTCCAAGCCCGTGGATATGCGGGAGCTGGTCGCCGCAGTCAAAAGCCTGTTCCGCCGCCTGGGAGATACCGCACACCCGGCTGACCGGGGCGAAAGCTGGTGCCTGGACCGCGCCGCCTTCACCTTGTTCACACCTGGAGGCCTGTCGGTGGCGGTCACGCCCAATGAACTGTCACTGCTGCGGGAATTGGCGGAGTCGTCCTGCACCGTGGTCGGGCGCGGCGCCTTGCTCGGCGTTCTCGGATACGATCCAAGCGACGTCGGCAACCGCAACCTGGACGCCGCGTTGCGTCGCCTGCGCCTCAAGGTCGCTGAAAAGACCGGTGCTTCCCTGCCGATCCGAACCGTCAACTCGGTCGGCTATATGTTTTCCGAGGAAATGAACATCCGCGGCTAAGCCACCGGAATGGTCAGCGCGAAGGATGCTCCGCCCCCATCCCTCGGCCGATATGCCACCGTCCCTCCGTGCATGGTGGCGATGGTCTTCACCAGATGCAGGCCGATGCCGAAGCCTGAGGTCGATCCGCTGAGGGGACTGCGATAATACCTGTCGAAAATCAGTTCGGCTTCGTCCGGGCGCACGCCCGGCCCACGGTCCAGGACCGTGAAAATGATCCATCCGCCCAGCGCCTGGGCCACGACATCGACCGGCTGGTCGGCCGGTCCGTAGCGATGAGCGTTATCGATCAGGGCGTCCAGGGCGATTCCCAGCAGGGCACTATCGGCAAGGCATGTGTCCGGCAGAGGTGACATCTCGGCCCTGATCTCGCCGCGCCCTGTTTCCCGGTCCCGCGCCACGGCCTGGGCGGCGATGGCGGCCGGAGAAACCGGGCGCAGGTTAAGCTCCATTGCCTCGCTCCGCTCGCCATTCAGGCAGGTTTCGATCAGACCAACCAGTCGGGAAACCGCTTTGCGGATGGTGTTGAAACGGCGGGTGGCCTCGGGTGGGGCCGTTGGAAGCAACAGTTCAAGGACCTGAACCGCGCTGTCGATGACTGCCAGTGGAGTCTTGAATTCGTGCGTCGCCATGTCCACGAACGTCCGTTGGCGTTCCCGCGCCATCTTTTCGAGGACCAGGGCTGCGTCGGCTTGGGCTTGCTGCTGCCGCGTCACCACGAAGCGGTAGCCCAAGGCGAGAAAAAGAATACTGAGATGGATCATGGTGGCGATTATGTCGACCTGACGTCCCAGATCGAACGGGATGGTCGGAAAAACCAGTGCGCCGACCTCGACGCCCCAAAGCAGGACGATCGGAAAGAAGGCGCAGAGGTAGAATCTCAATAGAACGTCGCCGGGGTGACGCAGCACGAGAATGAAAGCCATCGTGATGCTGCCGATGCTGACAGCCAGCATGATCACTTGGGCATACTGGGCCAGAAGTGAAAAACTGTCGTGCGTCGCGAAAAATATGGGCGCCAGCATCAGGATGCCGCCCCAGCGGTAAACGCGGTGCACCAACGGAAATTCCTTCCTGATATCAAACATCAGGTCCCACATGATCATGAAGGCGGAGATGCCGCCAAACAGACCAATGGCACTGAGCAGATAGTTCAGGGGCCGACCGGCATCGGAAAGAATCACGGTGACGATGCCTGAATGGGTCGCTTCACGGCACATGCTCGTCACCACGAAAACGGCGTACATCAGCATGGACGCATCCCGCAGCCAAAGGCCGAGCAGGATATTACTCACCACGAACACAGCCATGACGCCGAAATCGATACCGTGAAGCGCCGACTGGCGGGCTTCCGCATAGGCCAAGGCAGTCGGGCGCCACAGCGCCGCCGCCTCGAAGCGAATCTTGTGTAGCGACGACAGCCGGATGTAAACCGTCGTCGGAATCTCTTCGGGCAGGGAAAGGTTGGCCGCGTGGAGACGTACCGCCACATCCAACTGCCGCGCGGGAAGCCGTCGGCCGAGAAGGGTTTCCGTGAAGCTACCGCCCGGCTTCGTCACATAGACCCGGACATCGTCGATATCCGGCTCTCCGAACGCCAGGACCCAGTCCTCAGCTGCCCCTGCCGTCCGCTTGACGGTGAAGCGGTACCACAAGGTCCCGCCGCTAATAAGGCCAGGACGGCGCGGTGTTACCGCCTCGAAAACGCCGTGCCGTGCCACATCCTCAATGCTGAACGCGCTTTCCCGGTCTTCCAGGAAGGTCAGATATCCATCCAGCGGGCGGCTAGCCGTCTCGACGGCGACAGTTGCGGGCAATGGTTCGGCATGGGCGGCGGACGCTCCGAACAGTCCCACCAGGAGCAGCAAGCCAAGGAATGCAAGCCTGCACCATCTGCCCCGGGAACCCCCAGCCATGAGTCCGCTCTTCCGCTCGAAACTGTGTATTAAACAGTATGTTGGCGCCCGATTTCGGGCAATGCGCAATGACTATACATTCGTTAAGTCCTTGATTTTTCCTCCCAGCCCCCGCGTTCTGTCTGTTGATAATAGACCAATTCGTGGCCCTCTGCCTTCCAGCGCTTCCAGCGCTCGCGCGCCTTCTCGACCGCTTCGGCATCGTTGCCGTCGAACAGGTCCAGGCAACGCTGGAACGCGCCCACCCGCTCCGAGGCCGAGCCGTCGCACATCACCAGGATGGTGGCGCCGTTGGGATTCTCGTCGGTGTGGGTCAGCCAGATGGGCTGCATCTCGGCCTCGCCGTCACGGGCCGAGCCATGGGGCAGCCAGGAATCGGGCTCGTAGGTCCACAGGCGCCCGTTCAGATCCTCGACCCGCTCTTGCGATCCGGCCAGCACCACGGCGCGAAAGCCCGCCGCCAGCGCCTTGTCCAGCAGTTTGGGCAATGCCTGTTCCAGCGGCAGGCGCATCAGGTGGTAAAAGCCGATCTGGGTCATGGCTCAACCTTTACCATGGGAATGGCGTTCCGGCGAGCCGTGGGTATAATCCCCCCTCATGAAGATTGCCGTCATCATTCCCTGCTACAGGGTCAGCCGCCATATCGAATCGGTTCTGGCTGGCATTCCCCAGACCATCCACCACATCCTGGTGGTGGACGATTGCTGCCCTGAAAGGTCGGGCGAGGTTGCGGCCAAGGCGGTCGATCCGCGCATCGAAGTCATCCGCCATCCGGCCAACAAAGGCGTCGGCGGCGCGGTGGTCACCGGCTATGTCCGCGCCCTGGAACTGGGCTGCGACATCTGCGTCAAGATGGACGGCGACGGCCAGATGGACCCGGCGGAACTGCCCCGTCTGCTGGAACCACTGATTTCGGGCCGGGTCGATTACACCAAGGGCAACCGCTTCCGCCATCTGCCGCAGTTGAAGACCATGCCGCCGGTGCGCCTGATCGGCAATTCGGCCCTGTCC from Paramagnetospirillum magnetotacticum MS-1 includes these protein-coding regions:
- a CDS encoding DNA polymerase III subunit chi, encoding MTQIGFYHLMRLPLEQALPKLLDKALAAGFRAVVLAGSQERVEDLNGRLWTYEPDSWLPHGSARDGEAEMQPIWLTHTDENPNGATILVMCDGSASERVGAFQRCLDLFDGNDAEAVEKARERWKRWKAEGHELVYYQQTERGGWEEKSRT
- a CDS encoding response regulator transcription factor — encoded protein: MGTIIVVEDDADLREQIVTYLSLSGFTTAGVGSAAELYRRMAVEVFGVLILDLRLPDEDGLSIAAHVRAHSKSGIIMVTARNHVEDRVRGHDAGADAYLSKPVDMRELVAAVKSLFRRLGDTAHPADRGESWCLDRAAFTLFTPGGLSVAVTPNELSLLRELAESSCTVVGRGALLGVLGYDPSDVGNRNLDAALRRLRLKVAEKTGASLPIRTVNSVGYMFSEEMNIRG
- a CDS encoding Hint domain-containing protein, giving the protein MMNRSTASNFHAVPVRHSAFRGVGRTALGLMFGVALFAGSAAFHGGKVFAGDDRAVSAPVLTVDGSGGSVGGKPSEFLAITGTAPLGHSFGLQLDGALGQSGERGQGGLGGHIFWRDPNQAMVGLTTMWSRVGAWNIFRHGLEAEAYLDDYTLSSSAGIQRGDANKGTSSSGYGGLALSWYSRDDLKLTLGGAGFSNSRTGYSIIEWKPDDSIPWTMFGVTGAGNTGPGFALLGMRYTFGNAGTSLKDRDRHGDPENIVSFTNAGGGGGSVLTSTAAAHAAPQQSTPAPSVSCFVAGTPVRMADGSEKAIETVEIGEQVQGTDGTINEVIGFGRPRLDGRRLYALNSLDFFVTADHPFLTSGGWKSLDPDVTNRINPALNVTQLVIGDTLITVGGPVDLRSIESQDAPAETVVYNLHLIGNNTYVASGYYVHNYGDGPTREQFLAGYNARPPGAPEE
- a CDS encoding sensor histidine kinase, encoding MLLLVGLFGASAAHAEPLPATVAVETASRPLDGYLTFLEDRESAFSIEDVARHGVFEAVTPRRPGLISGGTLWYRFTVKRTAGAAEDWVLAFGEPDIDDVRVYVTKPGGSFTETLLGRRLPARQLDVAVRLHAANLSLPEEIPTTVYIRLSSLHKIRFEAAALWRPTALAYAEARQSALHGIDFGVMAVFVVSNILLGLWLRDASMLMYAVFVVTSMCREATHSGIVTVILSDAGRPLNYLLSAIGLFGGISAFMIMWDLMFDIRKEFPLVHRVYRWGGILMLAPIFFATHDSFSLLAQYAQVIMLAVSIGSITMAFILVLRHPGDVLLRFYLCAFFPIVLLWGVEVGALVFPTIPFDLGRQVDIIATMIHLSILFLALGYRFVVTRQQQAQADAALVLEKMARERQRTFVDMATHEFKTPLAVIDSAVQVLELLLPTAPPEATRRFNTIRKAVSRLVGLIETCLNGERSEAMELNLRPVSPAAIAAQAVARDRETGRGEIRAEMSPLPDTCLADSALLGIALDALIDNAHRYGPADQPVDVVAQALGGWIIFTVLDRGPGVRPDEAELIFDRYYRSPLSGSTSGFGIGLHLVKTIATMHGGTVAYRPRDGGGASFALTIPVA